In a genomic window of Corynebacterium choanae:
- a CDS encoding aspartate-semialdehyde dehydrogenase, translating into MTTIAVVGATGQVGRVMRAILEERNFPCDKVRFFASARSAGSTLPFRGEEVVVEDIAQQTVESLRGIDVAVFSAGGTASKQWAPVFAEAGVVVVDNSSAWRKDDEVPLVVSEVNPEAINDRPKGIIANPNCTTMAAMPVLKPLHDAAGLTRLHVSSYQAVSGSGVAGVSTLARQLRDNVDVLEELTHNGQALQAGDLGPYVAPIAANALPFAGNLVEDGSGETDEEQKLRNESRKILGIPELLVAGTCVRVPVFTGHTLTIHAEFDKPITPAEATELLSNAPGVKVVDVPTPLEAAGTDPSLVGRIRQDQSVADNKGLVLVVSGDNLRKGAALNTIQIAELLVKA; encoded by the coding sequence ATGACCACTATTGCTGTTGTCGGTGCCACAGGCCAAGTTGGTCGCGTGATGCGCGCCATTTTAGAGGAACGCAATTTCCCGTGCGACAAGGTGCGATTCTTTGCATCTGCTCGTTCCGCCGGTTCGACGCTGCCATTCCGCGGCGAAGAGGTAGTCGTCGAAGATATCGCCCAACAAACCGTCGAGTCGCTGCGTGGTATCGATGTGGCAGTGTTCTCTGCGGGTGGAACCGCATCAAAGCAGTGGGCACCAGTCTTCGCCGAAGCCGGTGTGGTGGTGGTCGATAACTCTTCTGCTTGGCGCAAAGATGACGAAGTTCCGCTGGTTGTTTCTGAGGTCAACCCGGAGGCGATAAACGATCGCCCGAAGGGGATTATCGCCAACCCGAACTGCACCACCATGGCAGCCATGCCAGTGCTGAAACCACTCCATGATGCGGCAGGATTGACTCGTCTGCATGTGTCGTCGTATCAGGCTGTGTCCGGTTCCGGGGTGGCTGGTGTGTCCACCCTTGCCCGGCAGCTGCGGGACAATGTGGATGTGCTCGAAGAGCTCACCCACAACGGGCAGGCGTTGCAAGCAGGTGACCTTGGCCCCTATGTTGCCCCTATCGCTGCCAATGCGCTTCCTTTCGCCGGTAATCTTGTCGAGGACGGCTCCGGGGAAACCGATGAGGAACAAAAACTGCGCAACGAATCCCGCAAAATCCTTGGAATCCCGGAACTGCTGGTGGCCGGTACGTGTGTGCGGGTGCCGGTTTTCACCGGTCACACGCTCACCATTCACGCCGAGTTTGACAAGCCAATTACTCCGGCGGAAGCCACTGAACTATTGAGCAATGCCCCTGGGGTGAAGGTTGTTGATGTTCCTACCCCGCTGGAGGCGGCAGGCACAGATCCGTCACTGGTTGGCCGTATCCGGCAAGACCAGTCCGTTGCCGACAATAAGGGACTGGTACTGGTGGTTTCTGGGGATAATCTGCGCAAGGGTGCTGCACTCAACACCATCCAGATCGCTGAGCTGCTCGTCAAGGCGTAG
- a CDS encoding catalase has product MTDKKPTTAQDRVSNEGVEQIASRGRRPAPQGPTTSLAGCPVASENHSITQGQQGTVSLHDFHLVEKLAHFNRERVPERVVHAKGSGAFGELHVTNDVSQYTCAQLFQPNTVTPMLARFSTVAGEQGSPDAWRDVRGFSLKFYTKEGNYDLVGNNTPVFFIRDGIKFPDFIHSQKRLPDTGLRDNNMQWDFWTRTPESAHQVTYLMGDRGIPASFRHMDGFGSHTYQWMNEAGERFWVKYHFKTQQGWKYLTDDEAEKLVGANSDSHREDLYNAIERGDYPRWDVKVQIMPLDEAEDYRFNPFDLTKVWSHKDYPLIDVGYFELNRNPENFFAQIEQAAFAPSNVVRGIGFSPDKMLIARGFAYADAHRYRVGANAEQLPVNQPLCPVNSYSKDGAMTFHFDPADQPVYSPNQTDRQAGFADDGQTSGSRVTLGVAGDLGLFDHTHGTDFTRSAYVQHSEDDDFVQPGILVREVLDDAARERLAGNIARAMEGVTKEVEQQCYDYWTKVDAWLGNRVKERFAEMNK; this is encoded by the coding sequence ATGACAGACAAGAAACCAACCACAGCCCAAGATCGCGTCAGCAACGAAGGTGTTGAACAAATCGCGAGCCGGGGTCGGCGCCCCGCCCCACAAGGACCTACCACCTCACTTGCGGGCTGTCCGGTTGCGAGTGAAAACCACTCAATTACCCAAGGCCAGCAAGGCACTGTTTCGCTGCACGACTTCCATCTCGTGGAAAAGCTTGCCCACTTCAACCGGGAACGCGTCCCGGAGCGGGTCGTGCACGCGAAAGGCTCCGGCGCATTCGGTGAACTGCACGTCACCAACGACGTCTCCCAATACACTTGCGCCCAACTCTTCCAGCCCAACACAGTTACCCCAATGCTGGCCCGGTTCTCTACCGTCGCCGGTGAACAAGGCTCCCCGGATGCCTGGCGGGATGTGCGCGGCTTCAGCCTGAAGTTCTACACCAAAGAAGGCAACTACGACCTCGTCGGCAACAACACACCAGTGTTCTTTATCCGCGACGGTATCAAATTCCCCGACTTCATCCACTCGCAAAAACGCCTGCCTGACACTGGCCTGCGGGACAACAACATGCAGTGGGACTTTTGGACGCGCACCCCAGAATCCGCCCACCAAGTCACCTATCTCATGGGGGATCGGGGCATCCCCGCATCCTTTAGGCACATGGACGGATTCGGCTCCCACACCTATCAGTGGATGAACGAAGCCGGCGAACGCTTCTGGGTGAAATATCACTTCAAAACCCAGCAGGGCTGGAAGTATCTCACCGACGACGAAGCTGAAAAACTCGTCGGCGCCAATTCGGATTCCCACCGGGAAGACCTGTACAACGCTATCGAGCGCGGCGACTACCCACGCTGGGATGTCAAAGTGCAGATCATGCCCCTAGATGAGGCGGAAGACTACCGCTTCAACCCATTCGACCTCACCAAAGTCTGGTCGCACAAGGACTATCCACTCATCGACGTTGGATATTTCGAGCTCAACCGCAACCCAGAAAACTTCTTCGCCCAAATCGAGCAGGCAGCGTTCGCCCCGTCGAACGTGGTGCGCGGCATTGGTTTCTCCCCGGACAAAATGCTCATCGCCCGTGGCTTCGCCTATGCCGATGCACACCGCTACCGGGTCGGTGCCAACGCTGAACAGCTGCCGGTAAACCAGCCGCTGTGCCCGGTGAACTCCTACTCCAAAGACGGAGCAATGACCTTCCACTTTGATCCCGCCGATCAGCCGGTCTATTCCCCGAACCAGACTGACCGCCAGGCCGGTTTTGCCGATGATGGACAAACCTCTGGATCCCGGGTAACCCTCGGTGTCGCCGGTGATCTTGGGCTCTTCGACCACACCCACGGTACCGACTTCACCCGCAGCGCCTATGTGCAGCACAGCGAAGATGACGACTTTGTGCAGCCAGGAATCCTCGTGCGGGAAGTCCTCGACGATGCGGCACGGGAACGCCTCGCCGGCAACATTGCCCGCGCAATGGAAGGGGTAACCAAGGAAGTAGAGCAGCAATGCTACGACTATTGGACGAAGGTTGACGCTTGGCTTGGCAACCGGGTCAAAGAACGCTTCGCCGAGATGAACAAGTAA
- a CDS encoding monovalent cation/H+ antiporter subunit E encodes MLHAVKYLTWLTGQVIAGAVAVAVDMCRKETNMDPIVVEYPLRITDDFLIAVFTTSITMTPGTISCGVITPDHDDEPTILLVQAVYGNDPAEVIAGLAEMEQRLSPAIADVDYGAPGQGSGDPQRSTAVVGHSDDHVGPTETDNHHIRGPHEQPHKVATDTRTSDNNLPGQSRIVTQATGDHADADTTATISAHAAAIGGYQVDRAALAGTGNHVELDDARIDSYPQDDPQPDTSGSHRSQASPPAAPAITKAAPSHAHPADQPDTNPGGVTVAQLQARAGAADTRPRRRRAAEPTDTSQPDISPAASQE; translated from the coding sequence ATGCTGCATGCGGTGAAATATCTCACCTGGCTGACTGGCCAGGTGATTGCCGGCGCGGTGGCGGTCGCCGTCGACATGTGTCGGAAAGAAACCAACATGGATCCGATTGTGGTGGAATATCCGCTGCGGATCACCGACGATTTCCTCATCGCGGTGTTTACCACCTCGATCACAATGACCCCGGGGACGATCTCCTGCGGGGTGATCACCCCGGATCATGACGACGAGCCAACCATTCTGCTGGTGCAGGCAGTCTACGGTAATGATCCCGCTGAGGTGATTGCCGGCCTCGCCGAGATGGAACAACGCTTATCCCCGGCGATTGCCGACGTCGACTATGGCGCCCCTGGGCAGGGCAGCGGCGACCCGCAGCGATCCACTGCGGTGGTTGGCCACAGCGACGACCATGTCGGCCCCACCGAGACCGACAATCATCACATTCGCGGCCCGCATGAGCAGCCCCACAAGGTCGCCACCGACACCCGCACCAGCGACAACAATCTTCCTGGACAGTCCCGGATTGTTACGCAAGCAACCGGGGATCACGCTGATGCTGACACCACCGCCACTATCTCGGCACATGCCGCCGCTATCGGCGGCTATCAGGTGGATCGGGCAGCGCTTGCCGGCACCGGCAACCATGTGGAACTCGACGATGCCCGCATCGACTCCTATCCGCAGGATGATCCACAGCCGGATACATCCGGCAGCCACCGGTCACAGGCCAGCCCACCGGCAGCCCCAGCGATCACCAAGGCTGCACCATCCCACGCGCATCCGGCCGACCAGCCGGACACCAACCCCGGTGGGGTAACTGTCGCCCAGCTGCAGGCACGCGCCGGCGCGGCCGACACCCGGCCGCGGCGCCGCCGCGCCGCGGAACCCACCGATACTTCCCAGCCAGATATTTCCCCGGCAGCCTCACAGGAATAG
- a CDS encoding aspartate kinase, whose amino-acid sequence MALVVQKYGGSSLESAERIRSVAERIVATKKQGNDVVVVCSAMGDTTDELLDLAAQVNPVPPAREMDMLLTAGERISNALVAMAIESFGATARSFTGSQAGVLTTERHGNARIVDVTPSRVREALDEGAICIVAGFQGVNKESRDVTTLGRGGSDTTAVALAAALNADVCEIYSDVDGVYTADPRIVKNARKLDSLCFEEMLELAAVGSKILVLRSVEYARAFGVPIRVRSSYSNDPGTLVTGSMEDIPVEEAVLTGVATDVTEAKISVIGINDNPGEAARVFRALADAEINIDMVVQNISSLEDNRTDITFTCPRSNGPQALELLKKLQAEGVCENVLYDDQIGKVSLVGAGMKSHPGVTAIFCEALRDAGINIEMISTSEIRISVVLREQDVAAATQAIHEAFELGGDEEATVYAGTGR is encoded by the coding sequence GTGGCCCTGGTTGTACAAAAATACGGCGGATCATCGCTGGAAAGCGCGGAACGCATCCGCAGCGTTGCCGAACGAATCGTGGCAACAAAAAAGCAAGGCAACGATGTGGTGGTGGTGTGTTCCGCAATGGGGGATACCACCGATGAGTTGCTTGACCTTGCTGCCCAAGTCAACCCGGTGCCACCCGCCCGGGAAATGGATATGCTGCTCACCGCCGGGGAACGGATCTCTAATGCGCTAGTGGCCATGGCGATCGAATCCTTCGGGGCGACCGCCCGGTCGTTTACCGGCTCCCAGGCTGGGGTGCTCACCACGGAACGGCATGGCAATGCGCGTATTGTCGATGTCACCCCGTCACGGGTGCGGGAAGCCCTCGACGAAGGGGCAATCTGTATCGTCGCCGGTTTCCAGGGTGTGAACAAAGAATCCCGGGACGTCACCACATTGGGTCGCGGTGGTTCGGATACCACTGCGGTGGCGCTTGCCGCGGCGCTCAACGCCGATGTCTGTGAAATCTATTCCGACGTGGACGGGGTGTACACCGCCGATCCGCGGATCGTGAAAAACGCCCGCAAGCTTGACTCGCTGTGTTTCGAAGAAATGCTGGAGCTTGCAGCAGTTGGTTCGAAAATTTTGGTGCTGCGCAGCGTGGAATATGCGCGCGCCTTCGGCGTACCTATCCGGGTGCGCTCGTCTTATAGCAACGACCCCGGCACCCTGGTGACCGGTTCAATGGAGGATATTCCTGTGGAAGAAGCAGTACTCACCGGTGTCGCGACAGATGTGACGGAAGCGAAGATCTCGGTGATTGGGATCAACGACAATCCGGGCGAAGCGGCACGGGTGTTCCGGGCGTTAGCTGATGCTGAGATCAACATTGACATGGTCGTGCAAAACATCTCCTCCCTGGAGGATAACCGCACCGACATCACCTTCACCTGCCCGCGTTCCAACGGCCCGCAGGCCTTAGAGCTGCTCAAGAAGCTGCAGGCTGAAGGCGTGTGTGAAAATGTGCTCTACGATGACCAGATCGGTAAAGTTTCCCTCGTCGGGGCAGGGATGAAATCCCACCCTGGGGTGACTGCGATCTTCTGCGAAGCACTGCGCGACGCTGGCATCAACATTGAGATGATCTCCACCTCGGAGATCCGTATCTCTGTGGTGCTGCGGGAACAAGACGTGGCGGCTGCAACACAGGCGATCCATGAAGCGTTTGAACTTGGCGGCGACGAGGAAGCCACCGTCTACGCCGGCACTGGCCGCTAA
- a CDS encoding Na+/H+ antiporter subunit G, which produces MDTTTLAEIIIGVIVIAAALMVLTTAVAMWRSPNALTRANLMGPAVCVGLPLLIIGKLGYDIIHDGFSVVNLLRGIIAIVALLVVANVASYYVGRAVHGVEKNIIVIDPPKQSKLEKYTALNTPTLVHAGQTVHTARNEAIAQAADESTNRGRLSRRQQKRRHQAHHRDYNPFAPEKHPNEE; this is translated from the coding sequence ATGGACACCACAACTTTGGCCGAAATCATCATCGGAGTGATCGTTATTGCCGCCGCCCTTATGGTGCTCACCACTGCGGTGGCAATGTGGCGTTCCCCGAATGCGCTGACCCGCGCAAACCTTATGGGTCCTGCCGTGTGTGTCGGCCTGCCTTTGCTGATTATCGGCAAGCTCGGCTACGACATCATTCACGACGGGTTTAGCGTGGTGAACCTGCTGCGCGGCATTATTGCCATCGTTGCGCTGCTCGTGGTGGCTAATGTTGCCTCCTACTATGTGGGGCGTGCCGTCCACGGCGTAGAAAAAAACATTATCGTCATTGACCCGCCGAAACAGTCCAAACTCGAGAAATACACTGCGTTAAACACCCCAACCTTGGTGCATGCCGGGCAAACGGTGCACACCGCCCGCAATGAGGCGATTGCCCAGGCCGCTGACGAATCAACAAATCGGGGTAGGTTGTCGCGGCGCCAACAAAAACGTCGCCATCAAGCGCATCATCGGGACTACAATCCCTTCGCCCCGGAGAAACACCCGAACGAAGAGTAG
- a CDS encoding RNA polymerase sigma factor, which yields MSNYDPAVDDRVTALALQAGRGDRAALSEFIAATQGDVWRLLAHLGGREIADDLTQETYLRVMSALPRFAARSSARTWILSLARRVWVDNIRHDMARPRKSATRYEDAASEHATNNSWAELVDTRLLLDALPPERREALILTQVLGYTYEEAAKIAGCRTGTIRSRVARARADMIAAVSQAQHATAADLNPAAADNPQASAS from the coding sequence GTGAGCAACTACGATCCAGCGGTCGACGACCGAGTTACCGCACTTGCTTTACAAGCAGGTCGCGGGGATCGTGCTGCCTTAAGCGAATTCATCGCAGCCACCCAAGGGGACGTGTGGCGACTCCTTGCTCATTTAGGTGGCCGAGAGATCGCTGATGATCTCACCCAGGAAACCTATCTCCGGGTCATGAGTGCCCTGCCGCGCTTTGCTGCCCGTTCCTCGGCACGCACCTGGATTTTGTCGTTGGCACGGCGGGTGTGGGTGGATAATATTCGCCACGATATGGCTCGTCCCCGAAAGTCGGCGACCCGCTACGAAGATGCAGCAAGTGAGCATGCAACCAATAATTCGTGGGCGGAACTGGTTGATACGCGGCTGTTACTTGATGCGCTTCCCCCCGAGCGCCGGGAGGCGCTCATCCTCACCCAGGTGCTTGGCTACACCTATGAGGAGGCAGCAAAGATTGCTGGCTGCCGCACCGGCACAATTCGTTCCCGGGTGGCGCGTGCCCGCGCCGACATGATCGCCGCTGTTTCCCAGGCACAGCATGCGACCGCAGCAGATCTGAACCCAGCTGCAGCAGACAATCCGCAGGCCAGCGCTTCTTAG
- a CDS encoding cation:proton antiporter subunit C, whose protein sequence is MMLALTIAILAAGGVFLILQRGMVRIVLGMGLISHAANLTILAAGIPRWRGEPFPSRTPLEAAADPLPQAFVLTAIVITMATTAFMLALAALGRSDDTRSAEDPTEQSPLETRARSAKPMPQASHRVARVSQRLSNSK, encoded by the coding sequence ATGATGCTGGCACTAACAATCGCAATCCTGGCAGCAGGTGGTGTGTTTCTTATCCTGCAGCGGGGCATGGTGCGCATTGTGCTTGGCATGGGGTTGATTTCTCACGCGGCGAATTTGACGATTTTAGCGGCAGGTATTCCCCGCTGGCGCGGGGAACCCTTCCCCTCCCGCACCCCGCTAGAGGCGGCAGCTGATCCGCTGCCGCAGGCGTTTGTGCTGACCGCAATTGTGATTACCATGGCGACGACTGCGTTTATGTTGGCGTTGGCTGCGCTGGGGCGCAGCGACGACACCCGCAGCGCAGAGGATCCGACCGAACAGTCTCCCCTGGAGACTCGTGCCCGGTCGGCGAAACCGATGCCGCAGGCCTCCCATCGGGTGGCGCGGGTCAGCCAGCGGCTGAGCAACAGTAAATAG
- a CDS encoding cation:proton antiporter translates to MVNLVLAADNIPRVPTTTELFGSTFDASPFALTIYCAIIIMGIALLMSLVLLVKVRNDTSRIVLADAVFYPMLGIYLAWSYLHETQIAYEVVMFGGLLGLLTSVSLARIVTKGRR, encoded by the coding sequence ATGGTTAATCTCGTGCTCGCCGCCGACAACATTCCGCGGGTGCCAACCACCACCGAGCTTTTCGGCAGCACCTTCGACGCTTCGCCATTTGCGTTGACCATCTATTGTGCGATCATCATTATGGGCATCGCCTTGCTCATGTCGCTGGTCTTGTTGGTGAAAGTCCGCAATGACACCTCCCGCATTGTGTTAGCTGATGCCGTGTTTTATCCCATGCTGGGGATTTATCTGGCATGGAGTTATTTGCATGAAACCCAAATCGCCTATGAGGTGGTGATGTTCGGGGGTCTGCTCGGGCTGCTCACCTCGGTGTCGCTGGCCCGCATTGTAACCAAGGGCCGCCGCTAG
- a CDS encoding DMT family transporter produces MSHSLLAVFFGLLSSLTIAWGTVVRHNVAGGVTVEEKSSGAAAKAMAGKPIWWAGTFLALLGYALQVVALGFGTLLIVQPMLVLSLVFTLPLSAWTSGRRISKAETCWALLLSLAVAVLVLVGRPTAGVIHPPLSRWIPALAIGIVTLFLLDRYAHTQLRRRKAVILGIVTGGIYGYVALLSKAVTDRLVHDGISELLASWELWALIAGAVIGTVVQQSSFSAGALKHSLPAMTIVEPIVAFGLGYAVLGESFAVQGIGWLVLFAALATMVVAAILLSRHSVDEPTTIQLTNRSQHTSGEQSSNPESTKQAA; encoded by the coding sequence ATGTCTCACTCGCTTTTGGCCGTGTTTTTCGGTTTACTGTCCTCCCTCACTATTGCGTGGGGTACCGTGGTGCGCCACAATGTGGCCGGCGGAGTCACCGTGGAGGAGAAATCTTCCGGTGCCGCAGCCAAAGCAATGGCTGGTAAACCGATCTGGTGGGCGGGAACATTCCTGGCACTCCTCGGCTACGCGCTGCAAGTCGTCGCCCTCGGATTTGGCACACTGCTCATCGTGCAACCAATGCTCGTGTTGTCACTGGTGTTCACACTGCCGCTGTCAGCGTGGACATCTGGGCGTCGCATCTCAAAGGCGGAAACCTGTTGGGCATTGCTGCTCTCACTGGCGGTCGCCGTCCTCGTCCTGGTTGGTCGCCCAACTGCGGGTGTGATCCATCCTCCGCTCAGCCGCTGGATTCCCGCACTCGCGATCGGCATTGTGACCTTGTTCCTGCTTGACCGCTATGCGCACACCCAGCTCCGACGACGCAAGGCAGTGATTTTAGGAATTGTCACCGGCGGGATCTACGGCTATGTGGCACTGCTTTCCAAAGCCGTTACCGATCGGCTTGTGCATGACGGTATCAGTGAGTTACTTGCGTCGTGGGAATTGTGGGCATTAATCGCCGGGGCAGTAATTGGCACCGTCGTGCAACAGTCATCGTTTAGTGCCGGGGCATTGAAGCACTCCCTGCCGGCAATGACGATTGTGGAGCCGATTGTGGCCTTCGGTCTAGGGTATGCCGTCTTAGGCGAATCCTTTGCTGTGCAAGGTATCGGCTGGCTCGTACTCTTTGCCGCCCTGGCCACCATGGTTGTCGCCGCAATCCTGTTGAGCCGTCACTCTGTTGACGAACCAACCACCATCCAATTAACCAACCGTTCACAACACACCAGCGGCGAACAATCAAGCAACCCCGAATCCACAAAGCAGGCTGCATAG